GGACCCACGCGaaagatgtatatatatatatacacatacatatttccTTTTCTCATGTATATATCCGCTAGTTGGgcgaaatgatttataattatccaatatttttaaataaatctgtgCTCACGTTGAACAGTGAACCAATTGCTTATGTTGACAGACATACtgtttgtatacatttattttccaTCAACCATTTACGATTTTACCTACAACTGTTGTTTAGGgaactataaattaaacaatgctCCGTTACAATATCAAATCAATGAGGACAGAAAGTGAGAATTGTTGTTCAACTAAACACCTGCTATTCACTTATAACTATTTAGCAGGAGAAGCATCCCTAATAAATACCCTTATTGTACTCGTGTGAAGATAGTAGCtgtttattcttttgtttttattttaacacaaacaGAAAAGAGCGGGTAAGTCATCACGTGTAGCCAAAACAATAAAAGTCTATAATTATACAGCATAAAGGAACAaactaatagaaaatatactGAATGTCAAGTTATCATTTATTCAAAAGTCCTTCCAACacactcaaacaaaaaattaagaaatatgaacttatttttaatgcgATTAAAACACTATCAATTGACTTTTTGATATATATCTCTTAAGCAATGTACATTTTATAGTACAAATGtgtataatcaaaaatatttataaagcttaTCTTAGTTTCATATCATCGAAAAAATTTACAACGCCAGCGGAATATTGacaaaattacaaacaaaagtgatgaaatacaaaacaaaaaataatatcagcGAGGGCAGAATAAATTCTAAAACCGACTAATATTGATACATGATATAGTTATCAcaagtattattgtattaagtgTTGCATGACAATTCAAATCAGTTTTTTATAGTCCATGATCAAAATTTTTCATAATAGCACTTCTGGTTCAAGCTTTTTAAGCAGATATCCTTATATACCTACcaataaggaaaatatttataaatgcggTCATCAACAATGAAAGAAACAAACATTTGAAATTCTATTaatttccaattaaaatatgtatattataatacaatacaatgtacaaaaattggtataattttgaataaatattcaattccaACCTGATTATGTCACAAAATGAGATGCAAATAGTGTGAGTGAGAGGGCTAGTGCCCTCTCACTCACACTATTTGCAGTGGCCgccatttgtaaatattttcttatcgtTATTGGCAATAGTTATATCAATCTAAATAATatcttcttatttaatatatgaagcGTTTTAGTATTTGGTCACATATGTTGTAAATGGATATATATCATACTTTAAATGGTATAAGGGTTTTGCTGCACTAATTACTTTGTATgtacaattataaacatttgtgagagatatttatttttacttaaaacaattttacaaacatttaacaagaattataacattttttatttcaaacaactttcataagaacatttaaaaacCTCACTCGGAATTAATGTTTTCAGTTTTAACACTATTGCTTTTTTCTATACACTGTTTTTCTCGTAAGTACCTTAGCTTAACCCATACACCTTGACACATTCTATTGAGACGTTTATCATGAGTTTCTCTGGCAAATGCTGCTATATTTCTTACTAAATACCTAGCTACTTTTAGTTTACCCTTTTGAGCAAAAGCTATTGCAGAATATAACCTGCTCCGAGCAGCTAGACTGTCATCACCCAGCATTTTAGACAATGCATACTGGCGCATTGAAATTTTACCAGCCTCTTCAGCCTGTCAACAAAATATACTTCTTAATAATGTGTTTTCCttatactatatactaaaattaacatatttcttatatttattaaaatattaaacctaCAATATAGTACACAGAAAAATCATTACGAATAACACGTGGGTAAATACCttcttttctttaaattttttacactACTAATTGGGGAAAGAAAAATACTTGATTtatcacaatttaattttacattacattctaTTCAacttccttttttattattctaataattaaaatgatgttcCTCAATCAAATATCTACAGTCTTGGATTTAAAcagaaaaacatattatttttcttagttcatataattgttaaaaataaatatacttaaaaatatttgtacttacACAATGTTCAAAATAGTCCCCTAATGCTGAATAAGCACCACCAAGTGTTGATAACCATGAAAATGCATTTTCCACCTCAACCCTTGTCCATATCAGCTGCAACATTCTTTCGTTCCTAAAATTATATCACTCATACACCAATCGATCGTTGATAATCAATCACgaaaacattgttaaaataagttaaaaaatttacCATGCGTAATCGATTACTTCTCTATCCGGTggttctaaaattaattttaaaaacaacgtCCCACTATTTGGATTACCACTTAATTCATTCAAATTCCTTAAAACGTTTATTCTATACACATCCGAATTTAAACACTCTTTAAGGAAAGGTTGTAAAAATAACGCAGAcgtactaaattttaaatttttcttatttaagtcTAGTATGTTTACGTTTTGATCACCAATGTTCGAGTCATTGGTATCATTTTTAACACCGATAGATTTGTAACTATATTCATCGGGCAAAGTTAAGCGGTCTTCGGAAATATAGCATATTGTGTAAGGACTACGATAAAGGTGCACTTTAGTAACCAGTTgcatttttcaaacatttacaaGCTAGTATAGATAGTGTGACTTCACAGATTGACATTTTAGAATCCGCCAAATAAAGTCAATGtcaaatttactattatttttattctgttctTAAGAAGTTTTATATCATAcagcctaaaaatatttaaattaaaaaaaaaaatttaaataatcatttgagTGTTTTCCAATTTGCTTTTGtactttaattgttatttataagataaataaataatcgaataaaaatgaacgcaagaaattaaatattctatttcttattttgaaacttGTATGATGTGAGAATCGAAATTTCAGTGGTTGGAGGTTCCCTtagaagttaatttaatttttaatttacctactGTGTCCAATCGAGAAATTCCATCGAAATCGTTCCAGCTGTTAGAAGTTCAGTTATATacatctacactaatattataaatggggaagtaactctgtctgtctattgctttttcacggccaaaccactgacccaaattgaatgaaatttgttatgacgCAAGCTTAAACTCCAGAGAAGGATGTACGCTTTATATGCCTAACACCTGTATCAAGTATCCCAAAAACTTGAGCAAAGCTATGGGCAtaaactagtaaaatataaaatatttggtatagTTGGTATTTAGTACAATAAGTTAAAAGCTcacaaaatcaatcaaatcaattcaaattaCTGGTATTTTAAGCTAAGTTATTTCAAGtttatgaaataaagaaaatttaaataagtagtaattttatactattaagtattttaataaagaaagtatagatcataaaatgataataagttaataagttacataatgttaataagttacatttttttaaaaagttttataaagattttttcaatttgaatagTATTCTCGGTCATCTTCTTCAGTCAATCTTATAACATGCTGTTGAATCAATCTTttcaattcttttttatttttctcataatGCATTGCTCTTAATTTATTTGCCACATAATTACCAAATATCTGAAATTCATCATTGTCAACTTGAAAACTTGGGTCCGATTGGTTGTTGCTGCTATCTGTTGATGAATTAGACCTTTTTCGTTTCTGACTTACAATTAAGATTTGTGGTTCATC
This is a stretch of genomic DNA from Vanessa atalanta chromosome 20, ilVanAtal1.2, whole genome shotgun sequence. It encodes these proteins:
- the LOC125072080 gene encoding uncharacterized protein LOC125072080 gives rise to the protein MQLVTKVHLYRSPYTICYISEDRLTLPDEYSYKSIGVKNDTNDSNIGDQNVNILDLNKKNLKFSTSALFLQPFLKECLNSDVYRINVLRNLNELSGNPNSGTLFLKLILEPPDREVIDYAWNERMLQLIWTRVEVENAFSWLSTLGGAYSALGDYFEHCAEEAGKISMRQYALSKMLGDDSLAARSRLYSAIAFAQKGKLKVARYLVRNIAAFARETHDKRLNRMCQGVWVKLRYLREKQCIEKSNSVKTENINSE